In Bacteroidota bacterium, a single window of DNA contains:
- the trmD gene encoding tRNA (guanosine(37)-N1)-methyltransferase TrmD — protein sequence MRIDILTIVPELLTSPFAHSILKRAIAAGLVEVNVHNIRDWSVNKHKTVDDYPYGGGAGMVMMIEPIVACIEELKSQRDYDEIIYMSPDGKLFDQPMANQLSMQKNIMILCGHYKGVDERVRQQFITREISIGNYVLSGGELAAAVVADSIIRLLPGVLNDETSALSDSFQDNLLAPPVYTRPAEFRGMKVPDILLSGHAAEIDKWRHDQSVKRTKERRPELLKNE from the coding sequence ATGAGAATTGACATACTCACTATAGTTCCGGAGTTACTGACCAGTCCTTTTGCACATTCAATTCTGAAGCGTGCAATTGCAGCCGGATTGGTTGAAGTCAATGTCCATAATATCCGCGACTGGTCTGTGAACAAACATAAAACAGTTGATGATTATCCCTATGGTGGTGGAGCCGGAATGGTCATGATGATCGAACCGATCGTTGCATGCATTGAAGAATTGAAATCGCAGCGGGACTATGATGAGATAATATATATGAGTCCGGATGGAAAATTGTTTGATCAGCCGATGGCAAATCAGTTGTCGATGCAGAAAAATATAATGATCCTTTGCGGCCATTATAAAGGAGTAGATGAAAGAGTACGCCAACAGTTCATTACCCGGGAAATCTCTATCGGAAATTATGTTTTGTCAGGCGGGGAACTTGCAGCAGCAGTTGTTGCAGATAGCATCATCCGTTTATTGCCCGGAGTTCTGAATGACGAGACCTCTGCCCTTTCCGATTCTTTCCAGGACAATCTGCTTGCGCCGCCGGTCTATACCCGTCCGGCAGAGTTCCGGGGTATGAAAGTTCCTGACATTTTATTGTCAGGTCATGCTGCCGAAATCGACAAATGGCGTCATGATCAATCAGTTAAAAGGACCAAAGAAAGAAGGCCCGAATTATTGAAAAATGAATGA
- a CDS encoding MFS transporter, with protein MSQKNSITSPFNIIVIVAALGYFVDIYDLILFQVIKNPSLEALGLTGQALTDAGLSLMNYQMIGMLVGGILWGILGDRKGRVSVLFGSIIMYSLANLFNAFVTDLNTYALLRFVAGVGLAGELGAGITLVSETMTQKHRGYGTMVVVSFGVLGAVAANLVARNGDLFSGVLNQMFDQHLQNWQVAYIIGGVLGLMLLALRFGAYESHMYKSLESKTVISKGNFFKLFSTKARGLKYFYCIAIGVPIWFMIGVLIALSKDICALKGIQNVDTGNAVMFFYLGTSFGDFMSGYLSQVFKSRKRIVFLYLIITVISIPLYLYVTDITPELFYWVCAFLGIASGYWAVFVTIASEQFGTNIRSTVTTTVPNFVRGALVLLTFILNFFRKSLEIDLITSCLIVGILAVGLAFYALSKMEETYHKELNYTEIM; from the coding sequence ATGTCACAAAAAAATTCTATTACCTCGCCGTTCAACATTATTGTCATCGTCGCGGCCCTCGGATACTTCGTTGATATCTACGATCTCATACTTTTTCAGGTAATTAAGAATCCTTCGCTCGAAGCGTTAGGACTTACTGGTCAGGCGCTTACTGATGCGGGACTGAGTCTCATGAACTACCAGATGATCGGTATGCTGGTCGGCGGTATCCTTTGGGGAATTTTAGGCGATAGAAAAGGCCGCGTGTCTGTTTTGTTTGGATCGATCATCATGTACTCGCTGGCGAACCTTTTTAATGCTTTCGTAACGGACCTGAATACATATGCATTGCTACGTTTTGTTGCCGGTGTCGGACTCGCAGGTGAACTGGGCGCCGGAATTACGCTGGTCAGCGAAACGATGACTCAGAAACATCGCGGCTATGGAACAATGGTTGTCGTTTCTTTCGGGGTACTTGGAGCAGTCGCTGCTAATCTTGTTGCCCGCAATGGAGATCTTTTCTCCGGTGTTTTGAATCAGATGTTCGATCAGCATTTGCAGAACTGGCAAGTGGCTTATATAATAGGAGGTGTGCTTGGACTGATGTTGCTGGCTTTGCGTTTCGGTGCTTATGAAAGTCATATGTACAAATCGCTGGAGTCGAAAACTGTTATTTCAAAAGGAAATTTCTTCAAGCTCTTCAGCACAAAAGCCCGCGGACTGAAATATTTTTATTGCATTGCTATCGGTGTTCCGATCTGGTTTATGATCGGTGTGCTCATCGCTTTATCGAAAGACATCTGCGCCCTGAAAGGCATTCAGAATGTCGACACGGGAAATGCTGTGATGTTCTTTTACCTCGGAACTTCTTTCGGCGATTTCATGAGCGGCTATCTCAGCCAGGTCTTCAAAAGCAGAAAACGTATCGTTTTTCTTTACCTGATCATCACTGTAATTTCAATCCCGCTTTATCTGTATGTCACCGACATTACCCCGGAATTGTTCTATTGGGTCTGTGCATTTTTGGGAATTGCATCCGGATACTGGGCTGTATTTGTAACGATCGCTTCCGAACAATTCGGTACAAACATCCGCTCAACCGTTACGACAACCGTTCCGAATTTCGTTCGCGGGGCATTGGTTTTGCTTACGTTTATCCTGAACTTCTTCCGCAAATCGCTGGAGATCGATCTCATCACAAGTTGTCTCATTGTCGGAATTCTTGCCGTCGGACTTGCATTTTATGCTTTAAGTAAAATGGAGGAAACTTATCATAAGGAGTTGAATTATACGGAAATAATGTAG
- the rplS gene encoding 50S ribosomal protein L19, whose product MDLVKFAAENINEKRETPDFKAGDTVTVHYKIIEGTKERIQQYQGVVLQRKGSGHTQTFTVRKISNGVGVERIFPLSSPKIDKIVVDKRGIVRRARIFYLRGISGKKARIEEKKS is encoded by the coding sequence ATGGACTTAGTGAAATTTGCGGCTGAAAACATCAATGAAAAGCGCGAAACTCCAGACTTCAAAGCCGGTGATACAGTAACTGTACACTACAAAATTATAGAAGGTACCAAAGAACGTATCCAACAGTACCAGGGCGTTGTTTTACAACGTAAAGGTTCCGGACATACACAAACATTTACAGTACGTAAGATCTCCAACGGCGTTGGTGTTGAGCGTATCTTCCCTCTTTCATCTCCAAAGATCGACAAGATCGTAGTTGACAAACGTGGTATCGTTCGTCGTGCCCGTATCTTCTATCTACGTGGAATATCAGGTAAAAAAGCTCGTATCGAAGAGAAGAAATCTTAA